The Deinococcus koreensis genome window below encodes:
- a CDS encoding cysteine desulfurase family protein, whose translation MIYLDYAATHPMTPEALAAYAQAAALPGNPSSVHGAGQAARERLEEGRARVAAALGVDPRTLVANSGGTEGDNHVLLGVARQWQDERGRPGHLITTPTEHSAVLAPARALAAQGWAVTLLTPDAHGRYDPAELEASLRPDTALVSIHHANNELGSVQDTPALAAVAAARGVPYHTDAVQAPGVLPVDLPGWGVTFATFSAHKWGGPRGVGLLYIRRGAALPALSLGGGQEGGLRAGTQDTAGVYAAGVALTLAEAQRGATFAHLGQLRERFVQAVSPVPGLRVNHPPDGSPKVASLTLPGTDGEALLMNLDMLGVAASAGSACSAGTMQPSHVLSAIGLSEADARASLRLSFGAATTEAEVDQAAAALIQAAQWSRV comes from the coding sequence ATGATCTACCTCGACTACGCGGCCACCCATCCCATGACCCCCGAGGCGCTGGCGGCCTACGCGCAGGCGGCGGCGCTGCCGGGCAATCCGTCCAGCGTGCACGGGGCGGGGCAGGCGGCCCGCGAGCGGCTGGAAGAGGGCCGGGCACGGGTGGCGGCCGCGCTGGGGGTCGATCCGCGCACCCTGGTCGCCAACTCCGGCGGCACCGAGGGCGACAACCACGTCCTGCTGGGAGTCGCCCGGCAGTGGCAGGACGAGCGGGGCCGACCCGGCCACCTGATCACCACGCCCACCGAACACTCCGCCGTGCTCGCCCCGGCCCGCGCCCTGGCCGCTCAGGGCTGGGCCGTGACCCTCCTGACGCCCGACGCGCACGGCCGCTATGACCCGGCCGAGCTGGAGGCGAGCCTACGCCCCGATACGGCCCTGGTGTCTATCCACCATGCGAACAACGAGCTGGGCAGCGTCCAAGACACCCCGGCACTGGCCGCCGTGGCCGCCGCCAGGGGCGTGCCCTACCACACCGACGCGGTGCAGGCTCCCGGGGTGCTGCCGGTCGATCTGCCGGGCTGGGGCGTGACCTTCGCCACGTTCAGCGCGCACAAATGGGGCGGGCCGCGCGGCGTGGGATTGCTGTACATCCGGCGCGGCGCGGCGCTACCCGCCCTCTCGCTGGGCGGCGGGCAGGAGGGCGGCCTGCGGGCCGGCACCCAGGACACGGCCGGGGTCTACGCGGCGGGCGTGGCCCTGACCCTTGCCGAGGCGCAGCGGGGAGCGACCTTCGCCCACCTGGGCCAGCTGCGGGAACGCTTCGTGCAGGCGGTCTCCCCTGTTCCCGGTCTGCGCGTGAACCACCCGCCGGACGGCAGTCCCAAGGTCGCCTCCCTGACCCTGCCCGGCACGGACGGCGAGGCGCTGCTGATGAACCTGGACATGCTGGGCGTGGCGGCCAGCGCGGGCAGCGCGTGCAGCGCCGGCACCATGCAGCCCAGCCACGTCCTGAGCGCCATCGGGCTGAGCGAGGCCGATGCCCGGGCCAGCCTGCGCCTCAGTTTCGGGGCCGCCACGACCGAGGCCGAGGTCGATCAGGCCGCCGCCGCGCTGATCCAGGCGGCGCAGTGGAGCCGGGTCTGA
- a CDS encoding HD domain-containing protein, with amino-acid sequence MEPGLTVPNPAAAQALLLEAETMNPGAWVAHSRNVARAARFIAQRHPTLDPERAHTLGLLHDLGRRTGPNRDRHILDGYDHLMALGYPDAARIALTHSFVNPQLSEREGVWDGTSDEWERLRGLLAGLTFAEEDRLFQLCDTLALPDGFCIVEERLIDVALRHGVNDHSVSKWRAKLALKRHFDQVCGGNLYRLLPGLCERLS; translated from the coding sequence GTGGAGCCGGGTCTGACCGTCCCGAACCCTGCGGCGGCGCAGGCCCTGCTGCTTGAAGCCGAGACGATGAATCCCGGCGCCTGGGTGGCGCACTCGCGGAACGTGGCGCGGGCGGCGCGTTTCATCGCGCAGCGGCACCCGACCCTCGACCCTGAGCGGGCGCATACGCTGGGGCTGCTCCACGACCTCGGCCGGCGCACTGGCCCCAACAGGGATCGGCACATTCTGGACGGCTATGACCACCTGATGGCCCTGGGCTACCCGGACGCGGCGCGCATCGCGCTCACCCATTCGTTCGTGAATCCGCAGCTGAGCGAGCGTGAAGGCGTCTGGGACGGCACCTCCGACGAGTGGGAGCGCCTGCGGGGTCTGCTCGCCGGCCTGACCTTCGCGGAGGAAGACCGTCTCTTTCAGCTGTGCGACACCCTGGCTCTGCCTGACGGCTTCTGCATCGTCGAGGAGCGGCTGATCGACGTGGCCCTGCGCCACGGCGTGAACGACCACAGCGTGAGCAAATGGCGGGCGAAACTGGCCCTGAAGCGGCACTTCGATCAGGTCTGCGGCGGCAACCTCTACCGCCTGCTGCCCGGCCTATGCGAGCGGCTGAGCTGA
- a CDS encoding Nif3-like dinuclear metal center hexameric protein: MSPATLEGLARWLHTALGEDALKRPGLEAVRRLELALEPADVPATLEADALFLHRSRHTGDRWPGVGVLGVHDAFDLQFTTGPNRRLAGTLGWTDVQDVTWEGRLVGLQATPPQRSWPELHAALVAALGGEDSSFAPAGGAPLRLALMNAMNPALLEHVARLGVTVYLTGQLRPSAVAAARTLGLGVVALGHRRTELWGLRRLAQELEAAFPGLETVVYG; the protein is encoded by the coding sequence ATGAGCCCCGCGACCCTGGAAGGACTGGCCCGCTGGCTGCACACGGCCCTGGGCGAGGACGCCCTGAAGCGGCCCGGGCTCGAGGCGGTGCGCCGCCTCGAGCTGGCCCTGGAGCCGGCCGACGTGCCGGCGACCCTGGAGGCCGACGCCCTGTTCCTCCACCGCTCGCGGCACACGGGCGACCGCTGGCCCGGCGTGGGTGTGCTCGGCGTCCACGACGCTTTCGACCTGCAGTTCACGACCGGCCCCAACCGGCGGCTGGCCGGGACTCTGGGCTGGACGGACGTGCAGGACGTGACCTGGGAGGGCCGGCTGGTCGGCCTCCAGGCCACGCCCCCGCAGCGCAGCTGGCCCGAGCTGCACGCCGCCCTCGTGGCCGCGCTGGGCGGCGAGGACTCTTCCTTCGCCCCTGCAGGTGGCGCCCCCCTGCGGCTGGCCCTGATGAACGCCATGAATCCGGCGCTGCTGGAGCACGTCGCCCGGCTGGGCGTCACCGTGTACCTGACGGGCCAGCTGCGACCCTCCGCCGTGGCGGCCGCCCGCACTCTGGGTCTGGGCGTGGTCGCCCTGGGCCACCGCCGCACCGAGCTGTGGGGCCTGAGGCGGCTGGCGCAGGAACTGGAGGCGGCGTTCCCAGGCCTGGAGACGGTGGTCTACGGCTGA
- a CDS encoding AAA family ATPase: MPRTPTLHLLIGLPGSGKTTLARRLEAQHAALRLTPDEWMSPLFGAGEADDRRWVLESELLWGVAARTLQLGLDVILDYGCWAREERDLFRSRAAALGVRFELHVLDVPVDALWRRLEARNRGLPPGTFAVSRAELDEWAGWYEAPGAQELRPTEQPPFLGHVWTADA; this comes from the coding sequence ATGCCCCGGACGCCGACCCTTCACCTCCTGATCGGCCTGCCGGGCTCGGGCAAGACGACCCTGGCCCGGCGCCTGGAAGCCCAGCACGCGGCCCTCCGCCTGACCCCCGACGAATGGATGTCGCCCCTGTTCGGCGCCGGGGAGGCCGACGACAGGCGCTGGGTGCTGGAATCCGAACTGCTCTGGGGGGTGGCGGCGCGCACCCTGCAGCTGGGCCTGGACGTGATCCTGGACTACGGCTGCTGGGCGCGCGAGGAACGCGACCTCTTCCGCTCGCGCGCCGCCGCGCTGGGCGTGCGCTTCGAGCTGCATGTGCTGGACGTGCCCGTGGACGCCCTGTGGCGCCGACTGGAGGCCCGCAACCGGGGCCTGCCCCCCGGCACCTTCGCCGTCAGCCGCGCCGAGCTGGACGAGTGGGCCGGCTGGTACGAGGCGCCCGGTGCCCAGGAACTGCGGCCGACCGAACAGCCGCCCTTCCTGGGCCACGTCTGGACGGCGGACGCATGA
- a CDS encoding TetR/AcrR family transcriptional regulator has product MTGQRPPGGRRLTREARAEALIGVGLKLFGERPLDAVSTREICEAAGISRPLLQHYFGSKRGLFLAVLGRAVERLEQTARPAPGDAPFQTLVPLLTTYFTFVRQHPAGALLASRPGSGMDAEIQAIVQPFRQGTYELVAQALGHDRVDDSVALAVWGWVGLNETTGLHLLERPEISEAKAAQYAALSLFSLIGAALRVRGQPMPADWQRFAEALAEGLPRPP; this is encoded by the coding sequence ATGACCGGTCAGCGCCCGCCGGGCGGCCGACGGCTGACCCGCGAGGCCCGCGCCGAGGCGCTGATCGGGGTGGGCCTGAAGCTGTTCGGGGAGCGCCCGCTGGACGCCGTCAGCACCCGCGAGATCTGCGAGGCTGCGGGCATCAGCCGGCCGCTGCTGCAGCACTACTTCGGCAGCAAGCGGGGGTTGTTCCTGGCCGTGCTGGGACGCGCGGTGGAGCGGCTGGAGCAGACCGCCCGCCCTGCTCCCGGCGACGCCCCCTTCCAGACCCTGGTGCCCCTGCTCACGACCTACTTCACCTTCGTCCGGCAGCATCCGGCGGGGGCGCTGCTGGCGTCACGGCCGGGCAGCGGGATGGACGCAGAGATCCAGGCCATCGTCCAGCCGTTCCGGCAGGGCACCTACGAACTGGTCGCGCAGGCGCTGGGCCACGACCGGGTGGACGACAGCGTGGCGCTGGCGGTGTGGGGCTGGGTGGGTCTGAACGAGACCACCGGCCTGCACCTGCTGGAGCGTCCGGAGATCAGCGAGGCCAAGGCGGCGCAGTACGCGGCCCTGTCGCTGTTCAGCCTGATCGGCGCGGCCCTGCGGGTGCGCGGCCAGCCCATGCCCGCCGACTGGCAGCGCTTCGCCGAGGCCCTGGCGGAGGGGCTGCCCCGCCCGCCATGA
- a CDS encoding valine--tRNA ligase codes for MTDLTHTTDPSAAADAASPETEGGLAKTFEPQVVEPAWAERWRTEPFRADATSGKPPFTIMIPPPNVTGNLHLGHALDNTLIDTLIRYKRMAGFEALYLPGMDHAGISTQVVVEKQLREQGVSRHDLGRERFLDNVWEWKAESGGMILNQLSRLGVSADWTRERFTMDEGLSRAVRHQFVRLYHDGYAYRGERMVNWDVSAQTTLSELEIDRENRKVKMVTLAYRLRDPQLPASNGEPGEIRISTVRPETIFADQAIAVNPADARFTHLIGQQARIPLTDRFIPIIADEAAEMEFGVGALKITPAHDPTDFEVGERHGLARPSVIDLHGNLTTDELVPEAFRGLERFAARKAVIRALAESGELIEEKDHDAPLAISERTKVPVEPIISEQWFVKMTPFAEQVLEGLEKGEIRLTPERYAKVNRDWLENIRDWNISRQLWWGHQIPAWYDEDGQIYVPDPENPDLDCDQDPRYAHLKLRRDPDVFDTWFSSNLWPFSTLGWPDTDAEDFRKFYPTQVLVTGYDILFFWVARMQMAGYGLTGQAPFSTVMLHGLYLDEKGQKMSKSKGNGIDPLELFDRYGVDACRFAFAYLSTGGQDIRHDARRFEQGRNFANKLWNATRFALMRLTEGAATLSGDDDLTQYVLAVSQPPQGNLMRSRDVLAALVGRSDLTLADRWIISRLNAVTAEASAHLDALDIGAAIRALYSFTWDEFCDWYIEAAKPALLEGQLGTMATLKAVLEHILKLLHPVVPFITSELYASLGHRQQLAVHTWPVVNPALHDASATGAFDALRAAVAAARSLKSELGLSPQERLNVVVEGELAATVEDNARVVESIARVNLVPALEGRTLILVEQGVTVRAPLEGTVDIADWLGKQRKRLAEFDKQIRQAQGKLDNAGFVARAPAEVIEEEKRRVQDFGAQKERLEGVLAQFV; via the coding sequence ATGACTGATCTAACCCACACGACCGACCCCTCAGCAGCTGCCGACGCCGCGTCTCCGGAGACCGAGGGAGGGCTTGCCAAAACCTTCGAGCCGCAGGTGGTGGAACCGGCCTGGGCCGAGCGCTGGCGCACCGAACCCTTCCGCGCCGACGCGACCAGCGGGAAGCCGCCCTTCACCATCATGATCCCGCCGCCCAACGTGACCGGCAACCTGCACCTGGGGCACGCGCTGGACAACACGCTGATCGACACCCTGATCCGCTACAAGCGTATGGCGGGTTTCGAGGCGCTGTACCTGCCGGGCATGGATCACGCGGGCATCTCGACGCAGGTGGTGGTGGAAAAGCAGCTGCGTGAGCAGGGCGTGTCGCGCCACGATCTGGGCCGCGAGCGCTTCCTGGACAACGTCTGGGAGTGGAAGGCCGAGTCCGGCGGGATGATCCTGAACCAGCTCTCCCGCCTGGGCGTCAGCGCCGACTGGACGCGTGAGCGCTTCACCATGGACGAGGGCCTGAGCCGCGCCGTGCGCCATCAGTTCGTGAGGCTCTACCACGACGGCTATGCCTACCGGGGCGAGCGCATGGTGAACTGGGACGTGAGCGCCCAGACCACACTTTCGGAGCTGGAGATCGACCGCGAGAACCGCAAGGTCAAGATGGTCACCCTGGCGTACCGCCTGCGAGATCCCCAGTTGCCGGCCAGCAACGGTGAGCCCGGTGAGATCCGCATCTCCACCGTGCGCCCCGAGACGATCTTCGCGGATCAGGCCATCGCGGTGAACCCGGCGGACGCGCGTTTCACTCACCTGATCGGCCAGCAGGCGCGGATTCCCCTCACCGACCGTTTCATTCCGATCATCGCCGACGAGGCGGCCGAGATGGAGTTCGGCGTGGGCGCCCTGAAGATCACGCCCGCGCACGACCCCACCGACTTCGAGGTGGGCGAGCGGCACGGCCTGGCGCGCCCCAGCGTGATCGACCTGCACGGCAACCTCACCACCGACGAACTGGTGCCTGAAGCCTTCCGGGGCCTGGAGCGCTTCGCCGCCCGCAAGGCGGTCATCCGGGCCCTGGCCGAGTCCGGCGAGCTGATCGAGGAGAAGGATCACGACGCGCCGCTGGCCATCAGCGAGCGCACCAAGGTGCCGGTCGAGCCGATCATCAGTGAACAGTGGTTCGTGAAGATGACCCCCTTCGCCGAGCAGGTGCTGGAGGGGCTGGAGAAGGGCGAGATCCGGCTGACCCCCGAGCGCTACGCCAAGGTGAACCGCGACTGGCTGGAGAACATCCGCGACTGGAACATCAGCCGGCAGCTGTGGTGGGGCCACCAGATCCCCGCCTGGTACGACGAGGACGGCCAGATCTACGTGCCCGATCCCGAGAATCCCGATCTGGACTGCGACCAGGATCCGCGCTACGCCCACCTGAAGTTGCGCCGCGACCCCGACGTGTTCGACACCTGGTTCTCCAGCAACCTCTGGCCCTTCTCCACCCTGGGCTGGCCCGACACCGACGCCGAGGACTTCCGCAAGTTCTACCCGACCCAGGTGCTGGTCACCGGCTACGACATCCTGTTCTTCTGGGTGGCCCGCATGCAGATGGCGGGCTACGGCCTGACCGGACAGGCCCCCTTCTCCACCGTCATGCTGCACGGCCTGTACCTCGACGAGAAGGGCCAGAAGATGTCCAAGAGCAAGGGCAATGGCATCGATCCGCTGGAGCTATTCGACCGCTACGGCGTGGACGCCTGCCGCTTCGCCTTCGCCTACCTCTCGACCGGCGGGCAGGACATCCGCCACGACGCCCGGCGCTTCGAGCAGGGCCGCAACTTCGCCAACAAGCTGTGGAACGCCACCCGCTTCGCGCTGATGCGCCTCACCGAGGGCGCGGCCACGCTGAGCGGTGACGACGACCTGACCCAGTACGTGCTGGCCGTCTCGCAGCCACCGCAGGGGAATCTGATGCGGAGCCGGGACGTGCTGGCCGCGCTGGTGGGGCGCAGCGACCTGACCCTGGCCGACCGCTGGATCATCTCGCGCCTCAACGCCGTGACGGCCGAGGCCAGCGCCCACCTGGACGCCCTGGATATCGGCGCGGCCATCCGCGCGCTGTATTCCTTCACCTGGGACGAGTTCTGCGACTGGTACATCGAGGCGGCCAAACCCGCCCTGCTGGAGGGTCAGCTGGGCACCATGGCCACCCTGAAGGCCGTGCTGGAACACATCCTGAAGCTGCTGCACCCGGTCGTGCCCTTCATCACCAGCGAGCTGTACGCCTCTCTCGGGCACCGCCAGCAGCTCGCCGTCCACACCTGGCCGGTGGTCAACCCGGCGCTGCACGACGCCAGCGCCACGGGCGCCTTCGATGCCCTGCGAGCCGCCGTGGCCGCCGCCCGCAGCCTGAAGAGCGAGCTGGGCCTGAGCCCTCAGGAGCGGCTGAACGTGGTCGTCGAGGGCGAGCTGGCGGCCACCGTGGAGGACAATGCCCGCGTGGTGGAGAGCATCGCCCGCGTCAATCTGGTGCCCGCGCTGGAGGGCCGCACCCTGATCCTGGTCGAGCAGGGCGTGACCGTCCGGGCCCCGCTGGAAGGCACCGTGGACATCGCCGACTGGCTGGGCAAGCAGCGCAAACGCCTGGCCGAGTTCGACAAGCAGATCCGGCAGGCGCAGGGCAAGCTGGACAATGCCGGCTTCGTGGCCCGCGCCCCCGCCGAGGTGATCGAGGAGGAGAAGCGCCGCGTGCAGGACTTCGGCGCCCAGAAGGAGCGGCTGGAGGGCGTGCTGGCGCAGTTCGTCTGA
- a CDS encoding NUDIX hydrolase, translating into MNQVNEITGYALPLNEAVALAERYGWRQRVLIYVTRENNHLLVLKQPPEYPYPDAGIQVPAGGLETGETPDQTAVRETFEETGLVLRQPVHLASYHWTRQEHSQVWHYFWLVAPEDTPDTWSHVVTGGAEDVGMTFHCRFAPLTQPELVPNFRYEEALPHLTAKLKETAHD; encoded by the coding sequence ATGAATCAGGTCAACGAAATTACTGGATACGCTCTCCCTCTCAATGAGGCGGTCGCTCTCGCTGAACGGTACGGCTGGCGTCAGCGAGTACTGATCTATGTCACCCGTGAAAATAACCATTTACTCGTGTTGAAGCAGCCGCCCGAGTACCCGTATCCAGATGCCGGGATCCAGGTTCCGGCCGGAGGACTTGAGACCGGCGAAACTCCTGACCAGACCGCAGTCCGGGAAACCTTCGAGGAGACCGGGCTGGTTCTTAGGCAGCCGGTACATCTGGCGTCTTACCACTGGACTCGCCAGGAACACTCACAGGTCTGGCATTACTTCTGGCTGGTTGCCCCGGAAGACACGCCGGACACGTGGTCGCATGTCGTGACGGGCGGAGCGGAGGATGTGGGCATGACCTTCCATTGCCGGTTTGCCCCGCTGACCCAGCCTGAACTCGTCCCCAACTTCCGCTATGAGGAAGCCCTGCCGCACCTGACTGCCAAGCTCAAGGAGACTGCTCATGACTGA
- a CDS encoding DUF4388 domain-containing protein, whose protein sequence is MVRGDLSVFPFLSVMQMLLTSGRAGRLSVDHPRGGQLWLDRGEIVHAQTPALRGEAALQLLSSLDGGQFTFEPDQAPPERSLSLRRDVALHRMLEDSEAWSAILRTFPDWTRTLRFTPRWTEAQPVTRTQYRALSLVAESPTIQHMLERSGEPPKAVLDTLRPFLVAGLIEQV, encoded by the coding sequence ATGGTGCGCGGCGACCTGTCCGTCTTTCCCTTCCTGTCCGTGATGCAGATGCTGTTGACCAGCGGCCGGGCGGGGCGTCTCAGTGTGGATCACCCCAGAGGCGGGCAGCTCTGGCTCGACCGGGGCGAGATCGTGCACGCCCAGACCCCGGCCCTCAGGGGCGAGGCGGCGCTGCAGCTGCTCTCCAGCCTGGACGGCGGCCAGTTCACCTTCGAACCCGATCAGGCCCCCCCGGAGCGCAGCCTGAGCCTGCGCCGGGACGTGGCCCTGCACCGGATGCTGGAAGACAGCGAGGCCTGGAGCGCCATCCTGCGAACCTTCCCGGACTGGACGCGAACCCTGCGCTTCACGCCGCGCTGGACGGAGGCCCAGCCGGTCACCCGCACCCAGTACCGCGCCCTGAGCCTGGTGGCGGAGAGCCCCACCATTCAGCACATGCTCGAACGCAGCGGCGAGCCCCCCAAAGCGGTGCTGGATACGCTGCGCCCCTTCCTGGTGGCCGGTCTGATCGAACAGGTGTAA
- a CDS encoding ADP-ribosylglycohydrolase family protein has translation MTVPHLRALLSLTAADALGAATEFKTPQAIQARYGPRIETYQPGSVFGFAPGEATDDSQMTLATLLGYARRQGLGGVVQALREWLATGPPDVGSLTRQALSWHTRQGGPGDGLDDRVDGGVRAWQASGFQSAGNGGLMRIAAVWLAGFQGAALAREATVVTALTHADPRCVHASVFFTAFLERLDPGEPAGRPDFTEAARSALGVMDEFDARAALLDAGLFGVELRAAHAGFGERDREARAQVRARVRSGLDGHLTSQSGYVLDTLEAALVHARTADLSDDWLSGVQPAVMLGDDSDTVACVVGALLGARGLEVPAPLLPPLRLGHSWPGWGRDWACTEHFGRLLGSAVEGARQCPEP, from the coding sequence ATGACCGTCCCCCACCTGCGCGCCCTGTTGTCCCTGACAGCCGCCGACGCCCTGGGCGCCGCGACCGAGTTCAAGACGCCGCAGGCGATCCAGGCCCGCTACGGCCCCCGGATCGAGACCTACCAGCCGGGCAGCGTCTTCGGCTTCGCGCCCGGTGAGGCCACCGACGACAGCCAGATGACACTGGCGACCCTGCTCGGGTATGCCCGCCGGCAGGGACTGGGCGGAGTCGTGCAGGCGCTGCGCGAGTGGCTGGCGACCGGCCCCCCGGACGTGGGCAGCCTGACCCGCCAGGCGCTGAGCTGGCACACCCGGCAGGGGGGGCCTGGAGACGGTCTGGATGACCGGGTGGACGGTGGAGTCCGCGCGTGGCAAGCCAGCGGCTTCCAGTCGGCGGGCAACGGCGGCCTGATGCGGATCGCGGCCGTGTGGCTGGCCGGCTTCCAGGGCGCGGCGCTGGCGCGTGAGGCGACCGTGGTCACCGCCCTGACCCACGCCGATCCCCGGTGCGTCCATGCCTCGGTGTTCTTCACCGCCTTCCTGGAAAGGCTCGATCCCGGCGAACCGGCCGGGCGGCCCGACTTCACCGAGGCGGCCCGGTCGGCCCTGGGAGTGATGGACGAGTTCGATGCCCGCGCTGCGCTGCTGGACGCTGGCCTGTTCGGCGTGGAGCTGCGGGCGGCCCATGCCGGTTTCGGCGAACGCGACCGCGAGGCGCGTGCCCAGGTCAGGGCCCGGGTGCGGTCGGGCCTGGACGGCCACCTGACCTCCCAGAGCGGCTACGTGCTGGACACCCTGGAAGCGGCCCTGGTTCACGCGCGCACCGCAGACCTGTCCGACGACTGGCTGAGCGGGGTGCAGCCGGCCGTGATGCTGGGCGACGACAGCGACACGGTGGCCTGCGTGGTGGGCGCCCTGCTGGGGGCGCGGGGCCTGGAGGTGCCCGCGCCTCTGCTGCCGCCGCTGCGCCTGGGCCACAGCTGGCCCGGCTGGGGGCGCGACTGGGCCTGCACCGAGCACTTCGGGCGCCTTCTGGGCAGCGCCGTGGAGGGCGCCAGGCAGTGCCCAGAACCATGA
- a CDS encoding nucleotidyltransferase family protein — MPRTMTEAEFLLTIGRNPVNTAILARLPRLGLQQAHLAAGALFQTVWNVRSGLDPQAHIRDYDLFYWDDDPSFEAEDAVIRRAGALFRDLGARIEVRNQARVHLWFPEKTGLPRPPLASVREGIDQFLVECTCVGVDATGTVYAPRGLDDLAAGRLKLNGRNHTPSLYRAKVQAYLQRWPWLTDLSAADHLTGPACGADERQGVRRGKD, encoded by the coding sequence GTGCCCAGAACCATGACAGAGGCGGAATTCCTGCTGACCATCGGGCGGAATCCGGTCAATACGGCCATCCTGGCGCGCCTGCCCAGGCTCGGACTCCAGCAGGCCCATCTGGCGGCCGGCGCGCTGTTCCAGACCGTCTGGAACGTCCGCAGCGGCCTCGACCCGCAGGCCCACATCCGCGACTACGACCTCTTCTACTGGGACGACGACCCCTCGTTCGAGGCGGAGGACGCGGTGATCCGCCGGGCCGGGGCGCTGTTCAGGGATCTTGGGGCGCGCATCGAGGTGCGCAACCAGGCCCGGGTGCACCTGTGGTTCCCGGAGAAGACCGGCCTGCCCCGGCCCCCCCTCGCCAGCGTGCGCGAGGGCATCGACCAGTTCCTGGTGGAATGCACCTGCGTGGGCGTGGACGCCACGGGCACGGTCTACGCTCCGCGCGGCCTGGACGATCTGGCCGCCGGGCGCCTAAAACTCAACGGACGGAACCACACGCCCAGCCTGTACCGCGCGAAGGTGCAGGCCTACCTGCAGCGCTGGCCCTGGCTGACCGATCTCTCGGCCGCCGACCACCTGACCGGGCCGGCGTGTGGCGCAGACGAGCGGCAGGGGGTGCGGCGGGGAAAGGACTGA
- the rpmE gene encoding 50S ribosomal protein L31, which produces MKKDIHPKAVPTKIMYQGKVIMETLSTRPEIHVDVWSGVHPFWTGEERFLDTEGRVDKFNKRFGDSYRTKKK; this is translated from the coding sequence ATGAAAAAAGATATCCACCCCAAGGCCGTCCCCACCAAAATCATGTACCAGGGCAAAGTGATCATGGAAACCCTGAGCACCCGTCCTGAGATCCACGTGGACGTGTGGAGCGGAGTCCACCCCTTCTGGACGGGCGAGGAGCGCTTCCTCGACACCGAGGGCCGTGTGGACAAGTTCAACAAGCGCTTCGGCGATTCCTACCGCACCAAGAAGAAGTAA
- a CDS encoding thymidine kinase, whose amino-acid sequence MLKSPYHGGHLEVIVGPMFSGKSEELIRRITRSVIARQNVQVFKPALDDRYHHSAVASHAGRTVAALAVRSAQDIRAHLSGEDALLRGDSPATPDVVGIDEVQFFDAGVVPLVLELADSGVRVILAGLDMDFRAEPFGCIPELLARAESVEKLTAICTVCGAPATRSQRLIGGAPARFDDPVVLVGALESYEARCRVHHVVLDAARNGA is encoded by the coding sequence GTGCTGAAGTCTCCCTATCACGGCGGTCATCTGGAAGTGATCGTCGGGCCCATGTTCAGTGGCAAAAGCGAGGAGCTGATCCGGCGGATCACCCGCTCCGTGATCGCGAGGCAGAACGTGCAGGTCTTCAAGCCGGCGCTGGACGACCGCTACCACCATTCGGCCGTGGCGAGTCACGCCGGACGGACGGTGGCGGCCCTGGCCGTGCGGAGCGCCCAGGATATCCGCGCCCACCTCAGCGGTGAGGACGCCCTGCTGCGGGGCGACAGCCCGGCCACGCCCGACGTGGTGGGCATCGACGAGGTGCAGTTCTTCGACGCCGGGGTGGTGCCGCTGGTTCTGGAACTCGCCGATTCCGGGGTACGGGTCATTCTGGCCGGCCTGGACATGGACTTCCGGGCTGAGCCCTTCGGCTGCATTCCCGAACTGCTCGCCCGGGCCGAGAGCGTGGAGAAACTCACCGCGATCTGCACGGTCTGCGGCGCGCCCGCCACCCGCTCGCAGAGGTTGATCGGCGGCGCACCCGCCCGCTTCGACGATCCGGTGGTACTGGTGGGGGCGCTGGAGAGCTACGAGGCCCGCTGCCGGGTGCACCATGTCGTGCTGGACGCTGCCCGGAACGGGGCCTAA